CGGCTTCGGCCTGCATGAGATTTCGCATATTATGCTGACCCATCTGCATGCCGACCACTCCGGGGGAGCGGCGGAATTGAAGCGCCGTACGGGAGCAAAGGTCGCTGTTCTGGCTGAGGGAGCTGCAATCCTGGAAGCGGGGGACGGAGCAGAGATAGATCTTCCGCAGGCGGTGACAGCCGGATTCTATCCTGAGGATTACCGCTGGAATCCATGCAGCGTGGAGCTGCCGCTTCATCACGGGGATACGCTGCTGATCGGTGATTACACCTTCAAGGTGATGCATACGCCGGGGCATTCCAGCTACGATACCTGCTTTTATATGGAAGGAAAGAGGCGGGCACCGGTTCTGATCAGCGGAGATACCGTCATGTACGGCGGCCGCATCTCCATGCTGAACACGCATGATTTCCGCTTGGACCGGCTTGCGGCCAGTATGGAGCAGCTAGCGGAACTGCAGCCGGAAATTCTGCTGCCGGGCCATGGGCAGCCCGCCCTGTCCAGAGCCGCGGAGCATGTCCTTAAGGCTCATCATATATTCAGCAGCTTGGGCATTCCGCAGAACATCGCATAGAACAACAGGGAGAGACAGTTACACAACCGGGTGAGAGGGGATACAAGTATGACTATGCTAGCTGATGAATTCGTCAATCAGATTATTAATCAGATTCACATCGTGGAACAACAGGAACAGGACTCTATTAACACAGCGGCCGAATGGGTCGCGGACGTAATCGCCGG
This region of Paenibacillus sp. FSL K6-1096 genomic DNA includes:
- a CDS encoding MBL fold metallo-hydrolase, translating into MRISQDIYLVGSGKLGFDWTHEADCNCYLIHTGAGALLIDSGTGLSVDQICRNISDCGFGLHEISHIMLTHLHADHSGGAAELKRRTGAKVAVLAEGAAILEAGDGAEIDLPQAVTAGFYPEDYRWNPCSVELPLHHGDTLLIGDYTFKVMHTPGHSSYDTCFYMEGKRRAPVLISGDTVMYGGRISMLNTHDFRLDRLAASMEQLAELQPEILLPGHGQPALSRAAEHVLKAHHIFSSLGIPQNIA